One Purpureocillium takamizusanense chromosome 1, complete sequence genomic window carries:
- a CDS encoding uncharacterized protein (SECRETED:SignalP(1-20~SECRETED:cutsite=VVA-SP~SECRETED:prob=0.4653)~TransMembrane:1 (n7-18c26/27o204-226i)~EggNog:ENOG503P55A), with amino-acid sequence MQPKSWISLVLLGQAALVVASPQAVSESLPPSPTGSGICEPHGDHWHCHPASTAAQTSTHDDDDHHPAPTGSCEPHGDHWHCPSGVPKPTTPPAQTSAAAATTNAAQATSTCEPHGDHWHCPSGVPKPTTPPAQQIKSSGDGHPVPTGSCEPHGDHWHCPSGVSKPATPPAQSTTGGGSIGTSSGATGSASASPTVTAGAGRPAAPLGVATALVSLVGAIFVGALVI; translated from the exons ATGCAGCCCAAGTCGTGGATTTCGCTcgttctcctcggccaggccgccctggTCGTCGCCTCTCCCCAGGCCGTCTCCGAGTCGCTgcctccctcgcccaccgGCTCCGGTATCTGCGAGCCGCACGGCGACCACT GGCACTGCCACCCTGCCTCGACGGCTGCACAGACGTCGactcacgacgacgacgaccaccaccccgcGCCGACGGGCAGCTGCGAGCCTCACGGTGACCACTGGCACTGCCCATCCGGCGTGCCtaagccgacgacgcccccggcgcagacgtccgccgccgcggccaccaccaacgccgcccaggcgaCGAGCACCTGTGAGCCGCACGGTGACCACTGGCACTGCCCGTCTGGCGTGCCCAAGCCGACCACGCCTCCTGCCCAGCAGATCAAGTCgtccggcgacggccacccCGTGCCCACGGGCAGCTGTGAGCCGCACGGCGACCACTGGCACTGCCCGTCCGGCGTGTCTAAGCCAGCCACGCCCCCGGCACAGAGCACCACGGGAGGCGGCTCTATCGGCACCTCGAGCGGTGCGACcggctcggcctcggcttcCCCCACGGTCACGGCCGGTGctggccggcctgccgctCCGCTAGGCGTTGCCACCGCCCTGGTGTCGCTCGTTggcgccatcttcgtcgGTGCTCTTGTCATCTGA
- the NUC1 gene encoding nuclease (EggNog:ENOG503NUPM~COG:F~BUSCO:EOG092645MK), with amino-acid sequence MPYRSPRAAASSANMSKSTLAMFAALGAGGGAALTAAVYSLRSSSASSSTKKPEPTIATSTTTTTTVSNTASAPAPLPSALAVPPTQVFAAGPVNPAGLFEYGFPGPVADVASRSALISSYDRRTRNPHWVVEHITPASLAIRDGDRKHSTFVEDDAVPTKFRALLKDYYRSGYDRGHQVPAADAKWSQRAMDETFYLSNMCPQVGEGFNRDYWAHFEDFCRRLTVQYPSVRIVTGPLYLPRKDPVDNKWYVKYEMIGSPPSVAVPTHFYKVIFAEDGKAGGNVSIGAFVLPNAPIPNEKPITDFEVPVEAVERASGLEFATKLPLQRRKRLCADTTCALVIRDYADRQKAFAKGAQRAITPPPPKP; translated from the coding sequence ATGCCATACCGCagcccgcgcgccgctgcttcCTCCGCCAACATGTCAAAGTCAACCCTCGCCATGTTTGCTGCTCTCGGCGCCGGAGGCGGTGCCGCcctgaccgccgccgtctaCTCGCTGCGCtcttcctccgcctcctctaGTACCAAGAAACCCGAGCCTACCATCGCGacttccaccaccaccacaaccaccgTCTCCAacacggcctcggcccccgcgccgcttccctccgccctcgccgtcccgcccaCGCAAGTCTTCGCCGCTGGCCCCGTGAACCCGGCCGGCCTCTTCGAGTACGGCTTCcccggccccgtcgccgacgtcgccagcCGCTCCGCCCTCATCTCCAGCTACGACCGGCGCACCCGTAACCCGCACTGGGTCGTCGAGCACATCACccccgcctcgctcgccatccgcgacggcgaccgcaAGCACAGCACCtttgtcgaggacgacgccgtgccTACAAAGTTTCGCGCCCTCCTCAAGGACTATTATCGCAGCGGCTACGACCGCGGCCACCAggtccccgccgccgatgccaagTGGTCCCAgcgcgccatggacgagacCTTTTACCTCTCCAACATGTGTccccaggtcggcgagggcttcAACCGCGACTACTGGGCGCATTTCGAGGACTtttgccgccgcctgacCGTTCAGTACCCGTCCGTCcgcatcgtcaccggccCCCTCTACCTGCCCCGCAAGGACCCCGTCGACAACAAGTGGTACGTCAAGTACGAGATGATCGGTAGCCCGCCCTCGGTCGCCGTCCCCACGCACTTCTACAAGGTCATcttcgccgaggacggcaaggccggcggcaacgtctCCATCGGCGCCTTCGTCCTGCCCAACGCCCCCATCCCCAACGAGAAGCCCATCACCGACTTCGAGGTccccgtcgaggccgtcgagcgcgccagCGGCCTCGAGTTTGCCACCAAGCTGCCCCTCCAGCGGCGCAAGAGGCTGTGCGCCGACACGACGTGCGCTCTCGTCATCCGCGACTACGCCGACCGACAAAAGGCGTTTGCCAAGGGTGCCCAGCGTGCCATCACTCCGCCCCCGCCAAAGCCATAG
- the PFS2 gene encoding pre-mRNA cleavage and polyadenylation factor (CPF) complex subunit, variant 2 (COG:A~EggNog:ENOG503NUVK~BUSCO:EOG09261LPY) translates to MDKRPRHKTPLLAALTHDPIGPVTDYSATVTHWLRNRTANYKGGYTGEAERPSASYIVDMVPPAGRPTSAADTIPSKHLHSSLNKIKHPINVVRWTPEGRRLLTASTSGEFTLWNGTGFNFETIMQAHDSAIRALEYSHSDDWLISGDHDGLIKYWQPNFNNVQSIAAHSDPIRDLAFSPNDSKFVSASDDSTLKVFDFAMGQMESKLEGHGWDAKTVDWHPTKGLLVSGSKDHLVKLWDPRTSRCLTTLHGHKSTITKVMFEKVRGMCLATSARDQTARVFDLRMMRDICLLKGHEKDISTLTFHPIHPNLLTTGGLDGSLFHYLLDTPNPPPGQALTVAPYDSMDPTTTPAQSVWPTHKIPYAHDYAIWSLDWHPLGHILATGSNDRITRFWTRARPGDADVFQDRYHIGEAAAEAQGTWDRRGNRRQRQEEEQQEMEDEMDALVDQDAQGQINAGLPGIPGLPLGGGVPGLGAGGPIPPPILPGVGAGSGAPPPPLPFPLPGLNGAPPPPFPGLDPNNPPDPAQLLELMKKAGVPLPPPGALPPGLIPPPGGVPPPPPGGFGLPVPPPPIPPVDADKAESARRRAPLPSQEESLRQEQRQGKYTRAR, encoded by the exons ATGGATAAGCGCCCTCGTCACAAAACCCCTCTCCTGGCAGCTCTAACACATGATCCCATAGGGCCCGTCACCGACTACAGCGCCACTGTCACCCATTGGCTGCGCAACCGCACAGCCAACTACAAAGGTGGCTATACTGGAGAGGCAGAGCGGCCGAGCGCAAGCTACATCGTGGAT ATGGTTCCACCGGCTGGACGGCCGACCTCTGCTGCTGACACCATCCCCTCCAAGCACCTTCATTCGTCTCTGAACAAAATCAAGCACCCCATCAACGTCGTACGATGGACGCCGGAAGGGCGACGCCTACTAACAGCCTCTACAAGTGGCGAGTTCACTCTGTGGAATGGCACGGGTTTCAACTTTGAGACCATCATGCAGGCCCACGACTCGGCCATCCGGGCTCTCGAGTACTCACACAGCGATGACTGGCTCATATCGGGCGACCATGACGGCCTGATCAAGTACTGGCAGCCAAATTTCAACAATGTACAAAGTATCGCCGCACATTCGGACCCCATCAGAGACCTAGCATTCAGCCCCAATGACTCTAAATTCGTCAGTGCGTCTGATGACTCCACGCTCAAAGTGTTCGACTTCGCCATGGGGCAGATGGAGTCCAAACTCGAGGGACACGGATGGGATGCTAAGACCGTCGACTGGCATCCTACAAAGGGCCTGCTAGTCTCGGGTTCCAAGGACCACCTGGTGAAGCTTTGGGATCCGCGTACAAGCCGGTGTCTCACGACACTTCACGGCCACAAGAGCACCATCACAAAGGTCATGTTTGAAAAGGTGCGAGGCATGTGTCTTGCTACGTCAGCAAGAGATCAGACAGCCCGTGTCTTTGATCTGCGGATGATGCGCGACATTTGCCTTCTCAAAGGCCACGAAAAGGACATCTCGACTTTGACATTCCACCCAATCCACCCCAATCTTCTTACGACTGGCGGCCTGGATGGTTCGCTATTCCATTACCTCCTTGACACACCAAATCCGCCTCCAGGCCAAGCCTTGACCGTCGCGCCGTACGACAGCATGGATCCAACAACTACGCCAGCTCAGTCTGTCTGGCCGACGCACAAGATACCATATGCCCATGATTACGCTATTTGGTCACTCGACTGGCACCCCCTGGGCCACATTCTCGCCACCGGATCTAACGACAGGATCACCCGCTTCTGGACACGCGCCCGTCCCGGCGATGCCGATGTCTTCCAGGATCGCTACCACATTGGCGAGGCAGCagccgaggcgcagggcacCTGGGACCGCCGCGGAAATCGAAGACAGCGGCAAGAAGAGGAACAGCaggagatggaggacgaGATGGACGCCCTCGTTGACCAGGATGCCCAGGGGCAGATCAACGCAGGACTGCCAGGGATTCCCGGCCTTCCtttgggaggcggcgtccCTGGTCTCGGGGCAGGAGGCCCGATCCCGCCACCCATCCTCCCAGGCGTCGGTGCTGGCTCCGGCGCGCCCCCTCCACCTCTCCCATTCCCGTTGCCTGGGCTTAAtggcgcaccgccgccacctttCCCTGGACTGGATCCGAACAACCCCCCGGATCCGGCACAGCTGCTTGAGCTTATGAAGAAGGCCGGCGtgcccctcccgccgcccggcgccctgCCTCCCGGGCTCATCCCTCCACCCGGAGGCGtgcctccaccacctccaggCGGCTTCGGACTGCCGGTCCCACCCCCGCCGATACCACCCGTGgacgcggacaaggcggAAAGTGCGCGAAGACGGGCTCCGTTGCCCAGCCAGGAGGAGAGTTTGcggcaggagcagcggcagggcaaGTACACCAGGGCGAGGTAG
- the PFS2 gene encoding pre-mRNA cleavage and polyadenylation factor (CPF) complex subunit (COG:A~EggNog:ENOG503NUVK~BUSCO:EOG09261LPY), whose translation MAYEPRGEHGDRGDRGDRGGPDGGHVKVRGRRPVTDYSATVTHWLRNRTANYKGGYTGEAERPSASYIVDMVPPAGRPTSAADTIPSKHLHSSLNKIKHPINVVRWTPEGRRLLTASTSGEFTLWNGTGFNFETIMQAHDSAIRALEYSHSDDWLISGDHDGLIKYWQPNFNNVQSIAAHSDPIRDLAFSPNDSKFVSASDDSTLKVFDFAMGQMESKLEGHGWDAKTVDWHPTKGLLVSGSKDHLVKLWDPRTSRCLTTLHGHKSTITKVMFEKVRGMCLATSARDQTARVFDLRMMRDICLLKGHEKDISTLTFHPIHPNLLTTGGLDGSLFHYLLDTPNPPPGQALTVAPYDSMDPTTTPAQSVWPTHKIPYAHDYAIWSLDWHPLGHILATGSNDRITRFWTRARPGDADVFQDRYHIGEAAAEAQGTWDRRGNRRQRQEEEQQEMEDEMDALVDQDAQGQINAGLPGIPGLPLGGGVPGLGAGGPIPPPILPGVGAGSGAPPPPLPFPLPGLNGAPPPPFPGLDPNNPPDPAQLLELMKKAGVPLPPPGALPPGLIPPPGGVPPPPPGGFGLPVPPPPIPPVDADKAESARRRAPLPSQEESLRQEQRQGKYTRAR comes from the exons ATGGCTTACGAGCCACGCGGTGAACATGGCGACAGAGGCGACCGGGGCGACCGGGGCGGGCCAGATGGGGGTCACGTCAAGGTGCGCGGTAGAA GGCCCGTCACCGACTACAGCGCCACTGTCACCCATTGGCTGCGCAACCGCACAGCCAACTACAAAGGTGGCTATACTGGAGAGGCAGAGCGGCCGAGCGCAAGCTACATCGTGGAT ATGGTTCCACCGGCTGGACGGCCGACCTCTGCTGCTGACACCATCCCCTCCAAGCACCTTCATTCGTCTCTGAACAAAATCAAGCACCCCATCAACGTCGTACGATGGACGCCGGAAGGGCGACGCCTACTAACAGCCTCTACAAGTGGCGAGTTCACTCTGTGGAATGGCACGGGTTTCAACTTTGAGACCATCATGCAGGCCCACGACTCGGCCATCCGGGCTCTCGAGTACTCACACAGCGATGACTGGCTCATATCGGGCGACCATGACGGCCTGATCAAGTACTGGCAGCCAAATTTCAACAATGTACAAAGTATCGCCGCACATTCGGACCCCATCAGAGACCTAGCATTCAGCCCCAATGACTCTAAATTCGTCAGTGCGTCTGATGACTCCACGCTCAAAGTGTTCGACTTCGCCATGGGGCAGATGGAGTCCAAACTCGAGGGACACGGATGGGATGCTAAGACCGTCGACTGGCATCCTACAAAGGGCCTGCTAGTCTCGGGTTCCAAGGACCACCTGGTGAAGCTTTGGGATCCGCGTACAAGCCGGTGTCTCACGACACTTCACGGCCACAAGAGCACCATCACAAAGGTCATGTTTGAAAAGGTGCGAGGCATGTGTCTTGCTACGTCAGCAAGAGATCAGACAGCCCGTGTCTTTGATCTGCGGATGATGCGCGACATTTGCCTTCTCAAAGGCCACGAAAAGGACATCTCGACTTTGACATTCCACCCAATCCACCCCAATCTTCTTACGACTGGCGGCCTGGATGGTTCGCTATTCCATTACCTCCTTGACACACCAAATCCGCCTCCAGGCCAAGCCTTGACCGTCGCGCCGTACGACAGCATGGATCCAACAACTACGCCAGCTCAGTCTGTCTGGCCGACGCACAAGATACCATATGCCCATGATTACGCTATTTGGTCACTCGACTGGCACCCCCTGGGCCACATTCTCGCCACCGGATCTAACGACAGGATCACCCGCTTCTGGACACGCGCCCGTCCCGGCGATGCCGATGTCTTCCAGGATCGCTACCACATTGGCGAGGCAGCagccgaggcgcagggcacCTGGGACCGCCGCGGAAATCGAAGACAGCGGCAAGAAGAGGAACAGCaggagatggaggacgaGATGGACGCCCTCGTTGACCAGGATGCCCAGGGGCAGATCAACGCAGGACTGCCAGGGATTCCCGGCCTTCCtttgggaggcggcgtccCTGGTCTCGGGGCAGGAGGCCCGATCCCGCCACCCATCCTCCCAGGCGTCGGTGCTGGCTCCGGCGCGCCCCCTCCACCTCTCCCATTCCCGTTGCCTGGGCTTAAtggcgcaccgccgccacctttCCCTGGACTGGATCCGAACAACCCCCCGGATCCGGCACAGCTGCTTGAGCTTATGAAGAAGGCCGGCGtgcccctcccgccgcccggcgccctgCCTCCCGGGCTCATCCCTCCACCCGGAGGCGtgcctccaccacctccaggCGGCTTCGGACTGCCGGTCCCACCCCCGCCGATACCACCCGTGgacgcggacaaggcggAAAGTGCGCGAAGACGGGCTCCGTTGCCCAGCCAGGAGGAGAGTTTGcggcaggagcagcggcagggcaaGTACACCAGGGCGAGGTAG